A genome region from bacterium includes the following:
- a CDS encoding OmpA family protein codes for TAQYPSNWELSQARADAVRQYLITKWGIAPERLTAHGYGDTQPIAPNTTEEGMAKNRRTEFRITGQQ; via the coding sequence AACTGCTCAGTACCCGTCAAACTGGGAGCTATCGCAGGCCCGGGCCGATGCAGTGAGGCAGTACCTGATTACGAAGTGGGGCATTGCGCCGGAACGGCTCACCGCCCACGGCTACGGCGACACCCAGCCCATTGCCCCGAACACTACTGAAGAGGGCATGGCCAAGAACCGGCGCACCGAGTTCCGTATCACCGGGCAGCAGTAA
- a CDS encoding FlgD immunoglobulin-like domain containing protein, whose amino-acid sequence MVILLSAICLASGADKGVSVRQAQHGSESGWSAKASGTPSPEYPDTIVATIPCGGVPENARATLDGKLVYILDGTSDSVTVVRTWDNSIAATFHLAGRPSFAIPSPDGQYMFISSSQSRHTVSKVRISDDTIVGQIRLLPDPHDMTFVQNGEYLYVSIFRSHHNQVAVLRTSDCSLVGYITVGADPSGIVATADGQHCYVACAFSDSVYVLRTSDNTIEAMIPTHDRPVDVALSPAGDLLYVACEVGDCVDVIRTSDRQMVTSIPVSSGPDGLALSPNGEYLYASAFWMNCLSIIKTSDYSIVKELWDWNGPRRGAFLPDGSMLYVPTANEGCVKVVGNSDVGPTAILSPAGTRESASVCVPRAVVRGLGLTSTVFPVTMNIGSDYSQTIQETLAAREDTVVFPPWTARLTGTLPVMCFTSLGGDENTTNDTIGGLVQVVPPPRHDVGAVAILAPPGLLRAGDTVMPKVRIKNFGNTAERLFGVQFRISTGYNQTVTVTQALSPDSTMDLTYSEWIAPPGQWAVSCSTMLGNDMNRANDKVSSSVQTYAQSLQIGPDQSDQLQAGQDKTYRFYALVQGDTGGVVELKMGTVPLSAGTRGTVPIFTSEPPGWSLRLCNATGAKDLTDTDGDGIPDLGYVAPGETSWFSLDVTASAGLIGDTASLAQRTFLIAGHLGNDTLVADTAVLNLTLMPGFSIHNFPNPFSTSTSFVIGLPEAGKVSLTIYTRAGERVRRMVTSDQSPMTAGVHILPWDGTNDNGRRAAPGTYEYVLDYVHGDKTDRIHKRLVVSGQ is encoded by the coding sequence TTGGTCATTCTGCTGTCAGCTATCTGTCTTGCCTCAGGTGCCGACAAGGGTGTTTCCGTCCGACAGGCCCAGCACGGCAGCGAGTCGGGATGGTCCGCCAAGGCGTCGGGCACGCCCTCTCCAGAATACCCGGACACGATCGTCGCGACGATACCATGCGGTGGAGTACCCGAGAATGCAAGAGCGACCCTCGACGGCAAGCTCGTGTACATCCTAGACGGCACGTCCGACTCGGTAACCGTGGTGAGGACATGGGACAACTCAATTGCGGCGACGTTCCATCTTGCCGGTCGTCCGAGCTTTGCGATTCCATCCCCGGACGGGCAGTACATGTTCATCAGCAGCTCTCAAAGCCGCCATACGGTCTCCAAGGTCCGCATTTCGGACGACACGATCGTGGGTCAGATAAGACTGCTTCCTGACCCACACGACATGACGTTCGTCCAGAACGGTGAGTACTTATACGTGAGCATCTTCCGGTCGCATCATAACCAAGTTGCCGTGTTGCGGACATCCGACTGCTCTCTGGTCGGCTATATTACTGTGGGCGCTGACCCATCGGGGATTGTCGCGACTGCTGACGGGCAACACTGTTACGTGGCATGCGCGTTCTCGGACTCCGTATACGTCCTGCGGACCTCCGACAACACGATTGAGGCGATGATCCCTACGCACGACCGGCCGGTCGACGTCGCCTTGTCCCCGGCCGGAGATCTGCTGTACGTCGCTTGTGAGGTCGGCGATTGCGTGGACGTCATTCGCACTTCAGACAGGCAGATGGTGACCTCGATCCCGGTTTCGAGCGGTCCAGACGGACTGGCGCTTTCCCCGAATGGCGAGTACCTGTACGCATCGGCATTCTGGATGAATTGCCTGTCCATAATCAAAACTTCGGACTACAGCATTGTGAAGGAACTGTGGGACTGGAATGGCCCCAGGCGCGGGGCCTTCCTGCCTGACGGGTCGATGCTGTACGTCCCTACTGCGAACGAAGGCTGCGTCAAGGTCGTCGGCAACAGCGACGTCGGCCCGACAGCGATTCTGTCGCCTGCCGGGACTCGTGAATCCGCCAGCGTGTGCGTGCCGCGTGCGGTCGTTCGTGGCTTGGGTCTGACCTCTACGGTCTTCCCGGTGACGATGAACATCGGTTCGGACTATTCGCAGACAATACAGGAGACATTGGCGGCGCGTGAGGACACGGTCGTTTTCCCTCCTTGGACTGCCAGACTAACTGGAACGCTCCCGGTCATGTGCTTCACGTCGCTTGGCGGGGACGAGAACACGACCAATGATACCATCGGTGGCTTGGTTCAAGTGGTCCCCCCGCCGAGGCACGATGTCGGTGCTGTTGCGATTCTCGCGCCGCCTGGCTTGTTGCGCGCCGGGGACACCGTGATGCCGAAGGTAAGAATCAAGAACTTCGGAAACACTGCGGAGCGACTCTTCGGCGTCCAGTTCCGCATCAGTACCGGCTACAACCAGACGGTGACTGTAACGCAGGCACTATCACCTGACTCCACCATGGACCTGACATACTCAGAATGGATAGCGCCGCCGGGCCAATGGGCGGTAAGTTGCTCGACGATGCTTGGGAATGACATGAATCGTGCCAACGACAAGGTCAGTTCCTCGGTACAGACGTACGCACAGTCGTTACAGATTGGGCCGGACCAGTCGGACCAGCTCCAGGCGGGCCAAGACAAGACCTATCGATTCTATGCTCTGGTTCAGGGAGACACTGGCGGGGTCGTAGAACTGAAAATGGGGACAGTCCCACTGAGCGCGGGGACGCGCGGTACAGTCCCCATTTTCACGTCTGAGCCGCCGGGCTGGAGCCTCAGGCTCTGCAACGCGACCGGCGCGAAGGACCTGACGGATACGGATGGTGACGGAATACCCGACCTTGGTTACGTAGCGCCGGGCGAGACAAGCTGGTTCTCGCTCGACGTCACGGCGTCTGCTGGTTTGATTGGCGATACGGCGTCGCTTGCTCAACGGACGTTCCTGATAGCCGGGCACTTGGGCAATGACACGCTGGTAGCTGACACTGCCGTCTTGAACCTGACCCTCATGCCGGGCTTCTCCATCCACAACTTCCCGAACCCATTCAGCACGAGCACCTCATTTGTCATCGGCCTGCCCGAGGCCGGCAAAGTAAGCCTCACCATCTACACCCGTGCCGGGGAAAGAGTGCGTAGAATGGTGACCAGTGACCAATCACCAATGACCGCCGGAGTCCACATCTTGCCTTGGGATGGAACCAATGACAATGGCCGACGTGCCGCGCCGGGCACCTACGAGTACGTGCTCGACTACGTGCACGGTGACAAAACCGACCGTATCCACAAGAGACTGGTGGTGTCAGGACAATGA